CAGTTCGGTCAAGGTGCCGCTCGTCTACAGCTCCACgacggcctgcagctgcctgtttcctacgcgtcccgcaccatgacccaggccgagcagcgctatgctcagattgagaaggagttgctggctgtggtatttgcctgctccaagttcaaggactacattctgggccacACTTTCAccatcgagaccgaccaccagccgcttgtCACCATCCACAACAAGCCGATCCATGTGGTCTCATCCcggttgcagcgcatgatgctgcagctccagcgtttcacgttcGAGATTCTCTATcgcaaaggcaaggacatgttcgtggccaaCACGCTGTCCTGCGCACCGCTaacgtccaccgatcgccacccaTATGAAATGTCTGACTtgatggtgctcaatgtcaaTATTGTACCTTCACAGAAAATGCAGTCCAGCACACTGCcagtgatcctgccctgcaacagcttgcagccgtcatccagcagggctggccagaccgttgCTCCGCCTTGCCGgcaggtgccgtgccctacttcctggtccgtgatgagctcgtgctgcacgacggcgtggttgcgaagggacacaaggttgttgtgcctgctgcgctgcacgaccactattttcaggccgcccaccgcggtcatcctggggccgaggccactgtGTCTCACGCTCAGAGCCAGTCTTACTGGCCCGGTATGGCTCAGTACATCAGCCTGTTCCACCTGTAACAGTCTCGCTCCCCACCAGCAACGTCAGcagcttctgcagcagcctgctccCGAATTGCCCTGGATGgtggttgccactgacattttcgagtggcgtggcaagcacttcctggtccttgtcgacTCTTACTCCAGGTGGTTCGAAGTTGACCAGCTgcgctccctcacctcttcggccgtcatcgggaagctgcgccgccacttcgctaccttcggctccccggccagcctgcagtcggacaatgGCTGCCAGTTCACGAGCGCCGAGTTTCGGGATTTCGCGGCCAGCTGGAATTTccgccactacaccagcagcccggagtacctgcagagcaacggcctggcagagCGCGCAGTCCGCAAtgctaaggacttgctggaacattgtcgattGTCTCACTCAGACTTTTACctagccctccttaaccttcgcaacatctcccgcgatcctgccatgggctcccctgcgCAGCGACTCATGTCTCGCACCACAAGGcccccgatcccggtggcccagcgctccctCGTGCCGtccgtcctcaagcccgctgctgtccaggagcgcattgcccctaagcacgagatccagaagcgctcccacgataAATCCTGCCGTCCCCTACCGAGCCTCTTCCCCGGTCAAGTTGTCcgaatgcagtccccctccggccactccAGGCTCGCCACCGTCGTCGGCTCCGCAGGTTCGCCTCTGTCCTATCTGGTCGACCATGACGGCACCgtttaccgccggtcccgccagcacctgcggcttgtcaacgagcctccaccaccgcccgcgGACCCTTTTGCTCCGCCGCTGCAGTCTCCCACTCCGcccgccgctcctcgcatgcctcggtccctgccttctcagctctatcagccGACTTCTCCCCCGGCTCATCCTCCCTCGTCTGCCCGCTGCTGCGCCCGCGTCCCCTCCTTCTTCTCCGTCTTCTCCATCCGCTCCCGGATCCCCCGTTCCGGTTCGGTctcctgcacctgcacctgctccttttcttcctgcagggaggggagatggcgagatgcgaacccggtcaggacgtgttgtcaagccgcctgtccgttatggcgACTTTGCGTAACTGTTCATAGCGCATGAGATGTGGTCGCCCCGCCACTACCTTGTTGCCTtttgtttctaaggggaaggacgtagatgatatgtgcatgtacctttaacatagtgacctcaccactactaaccactccccatatcataagtataattacaacctccccacccactgatctccctctagttcccgtgacagaccacgtacggctagtgcagtaatgtatgttacagtatgaataaagtgaagtaaagacacagtgtgttgatgacacttctttacagttgtttgcctgcaattagctccttacaaccctcaatcaattgcagctttttgtccttgggtaaaTTCACTATCATGTGGCCCgagttaatagtgaaccccaagtaatcaattattttgttaggTGTCAATCTGGATTTCTCTGGGTGAATCACAAATCCCATGTTTTGAAATGTAAGTTTTACTTTTAAAACTGAGGTTGTTGCCATGGCTTCAGtatctcccacaattaaaatgtcatccaaataagtcattatcaaatggccttgagctcttaacaatgctaagattggtttcagcagttttgtaaacaatctgggagctgaagttaaaatattaggcaatgctttgaattgccacaatTGACTCATCCAGACAATTTCAAATATCTGCGATGTTTAACATGCACggccacagagtaatatgcatcttggagatctatgcttgccatatagcattctgttgaaattaattgcaaagcattagtaaaagtctccattttgaaatgtttatactgtacaaaatgGTTAAGACTTGAGGTCCAAAATGATCCTACTACCCCCATCCTTTTTTGGTctagagaaaatactagatataaactgatggttttgataagttgttttctctattaccccttttttactcaaaatctcaatttctatttgaattattctaatctcttctttagagaaagaATGTATTCTTTTTGGAGGATGTTGAGTAGGGGGATTTTCATTCTGgtaaaattcaattctaaaccccattatactgcacagtatatatgcatcagatgttattagcTTCCATTCTTTAAAAGAAAattgtaacctacccccaatttGTAAGTAGGACACATCTcatatgtttctttcagaaccagaACTACCTACCTCAGGGTTTACTGGTGTCACTTTCCGTACCTTGCCCTTGTGGAAATACCATGGCCTCCACGTCCTGGGGTTGTATGCCCATATCTTGTATGCGAGTACGAGCGATttgttccttcaccagttccccttcagtatggatattgccttctagctgtgctgccaaacatcggtggcTTCATCATCCCAATGGTTATTGATTCTTCATTGAGAACCTTCAGTTTTTTGGCAAGCACCACTCCAAAGAGTAAGTGTGGCAATtatatattagatggtttacaaaACCCTGCAAACTTacgatgtatgttaggtcttatcacAGATTTACTCCAAAATGTGCGTTACACATCATTCCTATCacatcctgttgtgacgttgtcacatttccttcttccagatctCTGGAAAATGCCGTAATGTTTGACCCCATTAATTTTAATACCCGCTGTAATCTCATTTCTTGAGACCTTACTGCAGTGCCCATATAATTCCACACTTCTTTGTTAATAGCTGGAACTCCTAACCGAGCACAGTTCTGCGGGATTTTATATTTGTTCTCAATTTCATTCCTCGTTGGTCTGCCaaatgatgggaaagcaggtaatttatactctcAGCTATCTCTTCTGATAGAGGTTTTCCCTTGTTTGTGGGACTAGAGAACTTTTGGGCCAGCCCTGGCACTTTTCTTTTTTTGCATTGGGCTCTGGTCCTCAACTGATTCGttatcagagtattctggatattcctcctcataatgggtttcacctggatTTTCATATCCGGTATTACATGCGATAGCTCTATGATAGGCCTACGcttttttgtccctctttggcgtacatcaagctcttccattgagctgtatattggcagcccacttttggaggctgctccatattctgggtctcgtgtagaccaacgtctgtattatctttcagacatttctggtgctgcctccgtGTCAGGCCAGCCCTTTTTTCCTCTTTGAGGTACATCAAGCTCTTgcattgagctgtatattggcagcccacttttgggtgctgctccatattctgggtctcctgtagaccaacgcctgtattgtctttcagacatttctggtgctgcctccgtgtcaggtcagcccatatattcatctttatcatcaggcatttcagtcgctggctcaaatctgggccaacgtttcccagaacctcttctgggtgttccatgcggttgctctttaagcccgtgttttttatactccttctggagtttgtttttacccatgaggaattccagtttaTAAATTCTATAGTTCAGACTCCTCAGAGTCTTCCAGGCCTAttatttctttatggccttgctccctgtgggagtttcaacgggactttttcccccgtgtaaaatagttatttctttacaatcgactttttagtcgggcgcccgctactctcagacactttgtcttattgagtgcttactgcggtgcgcttactattcttcctcctacctttctccatacataagacttgcctgtgtctctgcacgcagtctccggagaaaagcagcctgaaatgaaagtaaaaatacttacgttcaggttttctttcactcaccgcttggaggtccgtcctcctaccgcggtcgcagcgcaatgcgtctgacgagatgacgcgcgtgcgcctggacggccttcttcacgtagtcattcacgtgactccgaagtaaaatagctacATGTCAGGTGACGTTCTGAAGGAAAACATCATCTGAAAATCCAGCTCAGTTGCTGACCAAATGTGTACTCTACTCAGCAGTGTCATCTATCAGCCATCCTTAACAATCCACAATTCAGTGTAATCTTAGAGTTCCTTTGgttagaaacagaaacagaaacagaaatagatgcatgagtaggccatttggcccttagagccagcaccgccattcaatatgaccatggctgatcatccaaaatcagttccccgttcttgctttctccccacatcccttgattctgttggccttaagagctatatctaactctctcttgtaaacatccagtgaattggcctccactgccttttgtgacagagaattccagattcacgattctcttggtgaaaaagcttttccttatctcagtcctaaatggtctcccccttattcttcaactggggctccccagttctggactcctccaaccttgggaacaattttcctgcatctagcctactcaaatcctctcgctatgaagaccaacatgccatttgctttcttcactgccagctgtacctgcatgcttactttctgtgactgatgtataaggacacacaggtctcactgctcctccccttttcctaatctgacaccattcagataataatctgccttcttgttcttgccaccaaagtggataacctcacatttatccacattatattgcatctgccatgcatctgcccacttacccaacctatccaagtcaccctgcagcttcatagcatcctccttgcagctcacactgtcagccagctttgtgtcatccgcaaacttggagatgtgacattggtttaaagtgaaggggaaaagatttgataggaatctgaggggtaacttttccacacaaggggtggtgggtgtatggaacaagctgccaaaggtatttgaggctgggacaatcccaacgtttaaggaacaagtacatggataggacaggtttggagggatatggaccaaacgcgggcaggtggactagtgtagctggcacacgttggccgctgtgggcaagttgggccaaagggcctgtctctgtgctgtatcactttatgactctattacTATAATCTTTGGAACATTTGACATTTAAAAATGGTCCATGGTGGTTCAATGGGTTCTGGTTTAAGACAATCCAGAAATAGCATTCCAAGCACTAAATAACACTTCTCTACCTACATCTTGTTATGATTAGGAACGATATGTAGCTACACAAAATACAACCACTGAATGTTCAAAGTAATAAACTTAACTTCTGTCCGTTGTTTTATGAGGAAAAGAAGTTATTTTTATTCATGTAATGAAAGAGTTGTCACCCACATacataatttacattttataaaAAACTCAAGACCATTTTCCAAAATCAGTTTGGTTATTATCTTGGTCCAGAAGACAATCAATCATACAATTGTTCAGAAAAAAGGGGACTGAACAATAATAATTTTATCACATCTATGTTTTGTTTGCAAATAAATATTCTGAGTCTAATATTAACAAATTGAAAGATAAAGCAGTCATCTGCTAGTACATTCTTTATATACTTTGGATTTCAGCacaattattgttttacaaaataAATGGTCGATTTACATATTTGGCTCAGATACGCAGCAGGCAATTCTTTACAAAATGATAATTCAACATTGTCATTTCTAAAACCCCATTCTGGCCCTTTTCTTTTTTGGCTGAGACGATCCAGACTGACTTCGAGGCACTGGTAGGCAGGACATTTCACAAGTGGATGTCTGTTGTGAAGGTTCGCCCAATGACAGCTGTGTTGAGGAAGCCAACGGCTGTGACCAGCTCATTGTGTCTTCTTGAGAAGCTTGGGGTGGACAATCTTCAAGTGCAGCTAAATAATTTTGAagaattttctttctttctttgggAACACTGAACAACTGCATTGTTTGTAAAAATGCCGGTGTTGGTGTTTGGATCTGATCTATACCAGACACATTGGGTTGAACGTCCAACTCTGGTCCACAATCTTCAGTAACTCTCTCAACTGACATTTCTAGAGATTTATTGGATAGGATATTACTTTCTGATCCAGATAAATAATCACTTTGTTCTGAATCCACCACAGAAGATCTATTCCAGCCTGAAAAATCGTTGAAGTCTGCCAAACCAGACACTGAGGATGTGAAGCTCCCCGTAAGTCCTCTTCGTTGGCCCGCTCGAGATAACTTCTCCCGCCTTCTTTTTGCTCGCAACGCTCTGACTTTTTTGTCCCGGTTCACATCCaatttttctgcccaccactcatTCCACTTACCCTCCCACGATGCCGTAAGTCTTTCACTCAACTCATCCCTCCACACTGAAGGATCCACAACATCTGGGAGACTGACAGGATCAAGTATTGGAAAGGTATTATGGCAAAGCACTTCCTTCTTCTCCATAACTGCTTTCATTTGATTCCATATTTCTCTGTACGTGTCATTTGATTCTTTATCATTACTAAATGCCTTGTGCAAGAACAGACGCTTTGTATTGACGACAGAATATTTTTGAAGTGCTTCACAGCCATTTGGAACTTGCACTTGCTTTTTTAAGAACGACTTCATCCACTTTCGGCACATGACAAGAGCAGCACCACTGGGCGTTGAAAGTGTATTGGTACCCTGCTTGGTCAATGGTTGTAATCTTTGATTATCCACTACCCTTGATGGAGAAGCTTCATCCTGTCTTTCACTTTCACCCAGCGCCAGATCATGCGCTTGCCTTAGTTCTGGGCCACGATTTATTGATTGTACCCCATCACCCAAAGTAGCACCATCTGGTTCATGTTCACTTCCAGTGGTAGTTCTTGTGGCTTGTAATGTCCTTTTCCCATCAGCTGACAACCTCTGAGGGGCCAGAGTCTGGTAAAATAGGTCTCCGGCCACATTCAGCTGAAACAAAGACAACGTCTTTTTGCCACGAGCGTGGTAAAGTGTCGCAAGTCCTGCAGAACAAAATAAACATAAAATTATGATTATCACAAACAATGTAAATAGCTACAAATTGATTCAAAACCCTAGTACCCTTTGTTGTTAGAAACCCTTTGTTGTTAGAAGCCAAAATGGTTTTATTTACAGTAACTATGATCTTCCATCAGCACAGTGAAACATCACCTCTGTTATTTTGATTCATAATCTTTCAGTATTTCATTTTAGAAATCTTAATACCTAAAATTATAAATTAATATATTATGAACTGACAATTGCAACATGTTTGGTATTTATCCCCGAgatcattaaaataaaaaaataaaaaaataaaaacagatcTCACCTGCCGCAGCAGATTGAAGTCTCTCAGCAACCACTTCATTTAAGGGGGGCATCCTAACTGGCAAGTGTGGCATTATGTCATAAATACTGGAGAGTTTCTGTGGAGGCCCAAATGACTGGCAAGGCAGCTGTGTCCCACCTAGCAAAATAAAATGTATAGTAAATCAGTCCAGCAGTACAATATATATGGAGTTTCAAACAGCTTTTGCgcaaagaaaataaaacaattaatTCCATAACTTTCTAGACGGCTTTTCCAAGTGAGTGGAAGGAAATCAACAATGTAAATAGCTACAAATTGTTTCTGAAAGTCTCTACTCAAGGATATGATGCATATTTCTGCCTCCAAGAGAAAAATTATAGcttccccatatctccacacttgGTCCATTGCCACCTTTGACCAAATGATTCAAATTAATGTCTAGCCACTTAAATGCAGTCAGTAATCCAGCTTTAACTACTCTcttaggcagtgcattccaggtacttGCGTCTCATGGGCAAGAAGATGCCACTCATACCTCCTCTAAAactcttcccccttatcctaaatcTATATCCTCCCCCGCCCATTTGTACCTGCCTCTGACATGGGAAACGTTTCTTgcaatctaccctatctatatccTTCAAATTTATACACCATAATCATGTCTCCTCTTAACCTCCTCCACTCCACAAAAAACAGATTTAGCTTCTCCAGTCTCCCCTAATAACTAAACTCCATCCCAAATAacaatcctggtgaatctcctctgcaccaccTCCTATATTCACACATCTTTCCCTATAGCATGGCTACCAGAACAGAATGCAGTACTGCAGCTAAGATCTGGCCAATGTTTCATATAATTGGAGCATAGTCTAACGACTTCTGTATTGCTGAGGCCAGTATTCCATAGGCCTTCTTGAGATTGGTTTGAAATTAATCACCTGAATATTGCAGAAGTAACACCTCTTGAGTACGCTGAGTGCCTAAAACAATCTTGTTTGTTCTGTTCGTTACTGCCCCACTGACAACTTGTGCAAACATTGGTGGTGATTCCAACATATGGTTCCATTTCAGAACGGGTACAGTAGTGAATCGTTCATCCACAATGTAGGCAGAATACTGCATTTGAAAAAGCATTAGTTAGTATTCAAGCAGCGTGCACCATCTACAATAAATACCAATTTCAAATTTTGCACAATTAGgggaaaaaagtttttaaaaataaaacatgacTTCACAAATAGCAAGGTGCAGAACTAAATTGCCAATAAATCTTTGCTTTAATTTTGTACTATTCATTTCATTTTGTCTTCCACCAGGATCACTGGCTCATCTTTATGTAAATATCAAAATACATTTTTGCAGGCTTTTTacttgtgaagtgcagaagaatcTTATCCCATTTCCTCATGACAAATGTTAAAAcatgaaaattaaaacaaattatatTAATGCTCAATTACTCTTTTATAGCAAACATAATAGCAATCAGCACAAACAAAACCTCAAAAAACAAATGAAATAAATAGAGGAAGAAATGCTAACAAGGGCACTTAAAATAATTAATGACTGAAGAAAAACAAAATCCCGTCACTTCAACTCAAGCTTCATAATCTGCCCTTCAAAAACAATAAGACACACATTTGTCACCAGGTGGCATCATTTAAGTTTGTGTTTGACATTCTTTATGACAATTAGAGACTCAGAGAATTGAAAATATACAAGATAAAAGGACACAGACCTGTGTGGTAATTAGATAATGGTACGGATTTACATCTCGTAGGTGTTTGGGAAAAATCACACGTTCACCTTTTTGGCAGTCAGCGGTGGCTCCAATTTTAAACAAGGTTTGGTTATAGGTGTCACCAGCCTAAATAAAAACATTTAGATAATCTAAAAAATTACAGAATATTCCTGAATCCATTAGTTCTAAAACTGTaatgaaataaaattaaatactTCTTACCCTTGCATCGGTTAAGTCAAGTCCAGTTCTGTCAGCATACATATACACCCGTGGGTGAGCTGTGAAGTCACACCACCTCCATGGTAATTGAGCATTGAAGTAGAGGTTCTCAGTTTCTTTTCTTATTTTCTGAAGGCTAAGGTCAAAAGGGAAAGGGACCTGTGCATTAAAAGATTTATCTACAGATTAAATCTTAAGATAAAGTGCAGTGTACCATACAACACAAGCATATGTCTACAAACAAATTGAAATCTTTGCAGACTCATCAGTCTACATGGCCTTTGTATAGGGAATATGCTATTCCTGTttagtcatgtgtaggaaggaactacagatgctggtttacaccgaagagagacacaaaatgctggagtaactcagcaggacaggcagcatctcctgatagaaggaatgggtgacattttggatcaagacccttcttcagaagacgaCCTTTCATCtgaaaaggggtctcgacccgaaacgtcacccatcccttctatccagggatgtctgtcccgctgagttactccagcattttgtgtctctctctattTAGTCATGTTAGGCCTTCACAATGACTCAATGAGCAAAGGGCAAGGGAAGAAATGGTTTCCCCCAATCAACATCTGAAGATTACACCAAAAGAGAAGGGATCAATTCCACATAAGGGGTTGAGCAAAACAAATGGATGCCAACAGCATATGccataaaaaaaatgtttaatagaAAGCCAAAAATATACACAAATTATTGCACTTCATTTGACAGATCAAAATCAACACAGAACATATTATTTTGTAACAGCTGATAACTGCAAGATTGAGGGGGACATTTGTAGCTTTGCAGAACTAAGGAACTGTTAAATGATTCTATATAATTCAGAAAAGCCTCCCCATGCTACAATTTATGGTCACCAGAAAGAGTCACACCTTAGGCCAGTAGAATACTGAAGCTTGAAAGAAAAtagttttctctattttctccctTGAAATTTGATTCTATCTGCTATTTTGACAGAACATGCTCACTAGGATAAAGAGACTGAAACTGATGAAAAAAACCATTGTCATTGTTTTTAACCAAAATAGGTATCAATAGGATCAaacaggtgttctctgtgaaggcAACAATGATTATTGGCAAATAAAGGCGAGATGTTCAATGATTTGTATTGCCAAAAAGCAAACCAAATGTGCAATTAAGTCTATAATAATGTATTCTATGCAATACACCAGTTGCCAACATTTATCCTTTGTGCCTATGCATTAAAGTTATTTGAAATCTGACCAAAATAAAACTACTGTTtactgtcaaaatgtattttgcaaTTGGTAAAGATTTTACTTGAATAAATCACTGGATATATAATTGAAAGAATAAAAAGATCCTACATTTTCAACTTGAAAGAAGAAAATATTTTACTCTACATTTACATAATTAACTTAGTCTTTAGGAAGTTGAAGTGCATTTGCATTTACCCTTTGTCCAGGATCCAAAGATAGGCAGCTCCACACTCACTGGCAATTACCAGCTCTCCAGGCACATGAGGACTGAAATAAAAGGATAAAAGATTATAACGAAACAAATTTAACAGTACACTTTTATTACCCCATAATTTCTATGGGAGATTATCAATGGAACATCTCAAAAGACAAGGGAAATGTTTTAACATCTTTTTACTTAAGTGGCACGATTTATATTGAAGAGCCCCATGTTCCACCTTACTAATATGTTTAGACTAATCCCATGTACATTAAAAGTCCTTAGTATTAATATTCCAGTAAATATAGGATTCTGATCATAATCCTTACCTGACATTAATGCATGTGGCCATTTGTTCTGTCTGAACCAATTGTAAGGCAGATGGATTAATTTCATGAGTGAGTCTCCATACCCCACAATGATAATCAGAGCGAACCCCTACAAAAACTGCCGTTTGGAAAAGTTTGGAGAagtttagtttaaaaattaaaactATAATCCATGTATCAAAAGGGAAGGAATGACAACTAAATAAATAGAATGCTTAATTATATACACAGTACCAGATATACTTTGATGTAATAGAGGAAGTCTGTCAAAAActtcctgaaagtgacaacacgtagatagattggtaaagaaggcatatggtgtgcTTGCTTCCATAGGCAGTATAATTGAGAATAAGTGCCAGGAAGTCAGGATGCACCAATATATGACTTTGCTTAGTtacactgcatttggagtatcgccCGCAGGtctgatcgccccattacaggaaggatgtggagattttggagaggcaccagaatgatgcctggatcaggGGCTATTAGCTACAGGGACAGATCGGACGGACTTGAaagttttctctggagcaccaCAGGTTGAGgccagagacctgatagaaatatataaatttaCGACTGGACTAGGTTAGATAGTCGGAAtctttttcccaagatggaaaaatactggagggcatagctttaaggtgagtggggcaaagtttaaaagagacgtgtggggcaattttttttttaaaacaagggcGGCGAGTGCAGTACATGCTGCTGTGGATGGTGGTTGAGATTTTAgatcagcacatggatatgcagggattatgTCCAGCCAGatgagagatggtcttggcatcatgttaggcacagatattgtaggctgaagagcctgttcttcaCATTCTCTTACATTATTTGGTACGATtcaaattctctgccactgatgaTATTTATAACAGGAAGACTCTACTGTGTAAATAGTTATCATAATTACTATATTACACTGTCATTTACACTGCTTTAGGATACCAGCATGCTAATATAAATGCaaa
The sequence above is a segment of the Amblyraja radiata isolate CabotCenter1 chromosome 1, sAmbRad1.1.pri, whole genome shotgun sequence genome. Coding sequences within it:
- the taf1c gene encoding TATA box-binding protein-associated factor RNA polymerase I subunit C isoform X1, giving the protein MERAFPYSLFPAFYCPGPIAAQRRQLGEWGRYEHVQPFVVEAGEQQETELKWVAQKSLKRENWEPLEPVPIPLLPAKTGCKFHPVSLEELTYTGRITTGGEGEAMTMCPLNFTEQMANFFLDHYNDAFGSMGKLLEEHFYFGESVLRGKARKTAINVNNLKIFTERIKKRECPLSSASKRARLLNLLLRESIFDIPPNLLAENIHEEMKIQRNKILFDNAATGGALVYCPFSKGTRFEEGCLIYPSSTSMNLLNFHKIALRCEQDKTPKFDAKFKPVKFKLKGRIHQINSSALDEEVFVGVRSDYHCGVWRLTHEINPSALQLVQTEQMATCINVSPHVPGELVIASECGAAYLWILDKGLQKIRKETENLYFNAQLPWRWCDFTAHPRVYMYADRTGLDLTDARAGDTYNQTLFKIGATADCQKGERVIFPKHLRDVNPYHYLITTQYSAYIVDERFTTVPVLKWNHMLESPPMFAQVVSGAVTNRTNKIVLGTQRTQEVLLLQYSGGTQLPCQSFGPPQKLSSIYDIMPHLPVRMPPLNEVVAERLQSAAAGLATLYHARGKKTLSLFQLNVAGDLFYQTLAPQRLSADGKRTLQATRTTTGSEHEPDGATLGDGVQSINRGPELRQAHDLALGESERQDEASPSRVVDNQRLQPLTKQGTNTLSTPSGAALVMCRKWMKSFLKKQVQVPNGCEALQKYSVVNTKRLFLHKAFSNDKESNDTYREIWNQMKAVMEKKEVLCHNTFPILDPVSLPDVVDPSVWRDELSERLTASWEGKWNEWWAEKLDVNRDKKVRALRAKRRREKLSRAGQRRGLTGSFTSSVSGLADFNDFSGWNRSSVVDSEQSDYLSGSESNILSNKSLEMSVERVTEDCGPELDVQPNVSGIDQIQTPTPAFLQTMQLFSVPKERKKILQNYLAALEDCPPQASQEDTMSWSQPLASSTQLSLGEPSQQTSTCEMSCLPVPRSQSGSSQPKKKRARMGF
- the taf1c gene encoding TATA box-binding protein-associated factor RNA polymerase I subunit C isoform X2; protein product: MSGLTICLMLSTVQFCFPQIVLKLRIAANTLTFGSLHHCRGKARKTAINVNNLKIFTERIKKRECPLSSASKRARLLNLLLRESIFDIPPNLLAENIHEEMKIQRNKILFDNAATGGALVYCPFSKGTRFEEGCLIYPSSTSMNLLNFHKIALRCEQDKTPKFDAKFKPVKFKLKGRIHQINSSALDEEVFVGVRSDYHCGVWRLTHEINPSALQLVQTEQMATCINVSPHVPGELVIASECGAAYLWILDKGLQKIRKETENLYFNAQLPWRWCDFTAHPRVYMYADRTGLDLTDARAGDTYNQTLFKIGATADCQKGERVIFPKHLRDVNPYHYLITTQYSAYIVDERFTTVPVLKWNHMLESPPMFAQVVSGAVTNRTNKIVLGTQRTQEVLLLQYSGGTQLPCQSFGPPQKLSSIYDIMPHLPVRMPPLNEVVAERLQSAAAGLATLYHARGKKTLSLFQLNVAGDLFYQTLAPQRLSADGKRTLQATRTTTGSEHEPDGATLGDGVQSINRGPELRQAHDLALGESERQDEASPSRVVDNQRLQPLTKQGTNTLSTPSGAALVMCRKWMKSFLKKQVQVPNGCEALQKYSVVNTKRLFLHKAFSNDKESNDTYREIWNQMKAVMEKKEVLCHNTFPILDPVSLPDVVDPSVWRDELSERLTASWEGKWNEWWAEKLDVNRDKKVRALRAKRRREKLSRAGQRRGLTGSFTSSVSGLADFNDFSGWNRSSVVDSEQSDYLSGSESNILSNKSLEMSVERVTEDCGPELDVQPNVSGIDQIQTPTPAFLQTMQLFSVPKERKKILQNYLAALEDCPPQASQEDTMSWSQPLASSTQLSLGEPSQQTSTCEMSCLPVPRSQSGSSQPKKKRARMGF